One Deltaproteobacteria bacterium DNA window includes the following coding sequences:
- a CDS encoding bifunctional folylpolyglutamate synthase/dihydrofolate synthase, producing MNAYRKSLDLIYGLSGRETGLRFDLRLERVSAVLALFENPQHRFRVCHVAGTNGKGSTAAMIHAVLSAQGHRVGLYTSPHLESFTERIRVGKRPITQAAVASLVREVAGRTRQASIALTFFEFVTVMAFLHFARRAVDAAVVEVGLGGRLDATNVVRPSVCVVTTISRDHEHFLGTRIGDIAREKGGIIKTGVPVVLGALPPAARRMLHRIARERDAPVREWGKDFSVVPRPPDRFDYHGREWRLEGLRPALRGGYQRHNAGVALAALETLNAVLPADAKAVRTGLASVRWPGRFEFLPGRPPVLLDGAHNPAGVEALVSEVRGLLGNGKVRLLFASMGDKGWPSMLEALCTVSREVVLTRNPSPRGAAPEALSAAVPPGVPVTLVEDPAAAISRLMADRRCDDPILVAGSLYLVGAVRATALKLRGGPAR from the coding sequence GTGAACGCGTACCGGAAGAGTCTCGATCTCATTTACGGTCTCAGCGGCCGCGAGACCGGCCTGCGCTTCGACCTGCGGCTCGAACGCGTGTCCGCGGTCCTGGCGCTCTTCGAAAATCCCCAGCACCGCTTCCGCGTCTGTCACGTCGCCGGGACCAACGGCAAGGGCTCCACCGCGGCGATGATCCACGCCGTCCTGTCCGCCCAGGGACACCGCGTGGGCCTCTACACCTCGCCTCACCTGGAGTCGTTCACCGAAAGGATCCGTGTCGGCAAGCGGCCCATCACCCAGGCCGCGGTGGCCTCCCTGGTGCGGGAGGTCGCCGGCAGGACCCGGCAAGCCTCCATCGCGCTCACGTTCTTCGAGTTCGTCACGGTCATGGCTTTCCTGCACTTCGCGCGGCGGGCGGTGGACGCGGCGGTGGTGGAGGTGGGGCTGGGCGGCAGGCTGGACGCCACCAACGTCGTGCGGCCGAGCGTTTGCGTGGTGACCACGATCTCCCGCGACCACGAACACTTCCTCGGTACGCGCATCGGGGACATCGCGCGGGAGAAGGGCGGCATCATCAAGACCGGCGTGCCCGTGGTGCTCGGCGCCTTGCCGCCGGCCGCCAGACGCATGCTGCACCGCATCGCGCGCGAACGGGACGCGCCCGTGCGCGAGTGGGGCAAGGATTTCTCGGTCGTCCCGCGTCCACCGGACCGGTTCGACTATCACGGCCGGGAGTGGCGCCTGGAAGGTTTGCGTCCGGCCCTGCGCGGCGGGTATCAACGGCACAATGCCGGGGTCGCGCTGGCGGCGCTGGAAACCCTGAACGCGGTCCTGCCCGCGGACGCGAAGGCGGTCCGCACGGGCCTTGCGTCGGTGCGCTGGCCGGGGCGCTTCGAGTTTTTGCCGGGAAGACCCCCGGTGCTGCTGGACGGAGCCCACAACCCGGCCGGGGTCGAGGCGCTGGTGAGCGAGGTCCGCGGTCTCCTCGGCAACGGCAAGGTGCGCCTCTTGTTCGCCAGCATGGGGGACAAGGGTTGGCCGTCCATGCTGGAGGCGCTCTGCACCGTGTCCCGGGAGGTGGTGTTGACCCGCAACCCGTCGCCGCGGGGAGCAGCGCCGGAAGCTCTCTCCGCGGCGGTGCCGCCGGGTGTGCCGGTCACGCTGGTGGAAGACCCCGCCGCGGCCATCTCCAGGCTGATGGCGGACCGGCGGTGCGACGATCCGATCCTCGTGGCCGGGTCGTTGTATCTCGTGGGCGCGGTGCGCGCGACGGCGCTCAAACTTCGGGGAGGCCCCGCGCGGTAG
- the lptD gene encoding LPS assembly protein LptD, with protein sequence MTILPISCAFVLWCTLLPAALAHAQSPEAGERIEVSAEESIEATRDTVRARGSVEIRRGATVFGADTVDLDHARRTLRAEGSVRLEDPRYRIRAAELEMNLDDETATIRDAEMFIEEGGIRLGGSRVEKFTGQTYEIRDGRFTTCLCEEGASPWRIGAGRFRLEEGAKAVVDEATFYVYDVPVLYLPHLSFPYLTERTTGFLVPSFGWSRRDGFLYRQPFFWALDKSNDATFDFAVESRTRIGMSAQYRTVLDRNTAGRLDLLYFSERMRGSTPAHDTGIADPAIPPDRWSARWTHRHRLPAGWATFSDIALYSDSVAPRELAEFFVSGAEEEDVLRSSRYSASRLGFRWHGTDMALTGGVDYVQDLVQPREHALHRVPHLSLTGGRGLGYGLGLEWDVGLIHYLREQGSDGLRVDVRPELTWRAAPVRHFRMDTRVALRETLYRLDSIERGFTAARHGDTGRVVRNGSRELVEFGWRLTTALSRTYGWSLGGWNRVRHVLEPAVEYLFIPATDQDELPIWDPVDRIRRRNLLTVALNNRFWGALGGKRGPAPDDGGSREPDGGASPPAVAPFARASVTASLDIDKARAGEDGLADVGFGVRLDPVERLYASLEMGMEPGPWNLRRAALEVSLSDVAPVETSVPDRDFQRPSSVSLGYRFIRANVLSPLARHANLDLLADCPSDPRCMPRDALNGFHAGAVLRATDRVLLLYDGNYDGAAGRWTQNELGIKYLSGCRCWTLTLSLEQRNKPDRTRVGFKFAFLGLGT encoded by the coding sequence TTGACCATCCTGCCGATATCCTGCGCGTTCGTCCTGTGGTGCACCCTCCTCCCCGCCGCGCTCGCTCACGCCCAGTCCCCGGAAGCCGGAGAACGCATCGAGGTCTCGGCGGAAGAGTCCATCGAGGCGACCCGGGACACGGTCCGTGCGCGCGGCAGCGTGGAGATCCGGCGGGGTGCGACGGTCTTCGGCGCCGACACGGTGGATCTCGACCATGCGCGGCGCACGCTGCGGGCGGAGGGATCGGTGCGCCTCGAGGATCCCCGTTACCGGATTCGGGCCGCCGAGCTGGAGATGAACCTCGACGACGAGACGGCCACGATACGCGACGCCGAGATGTTCATCGAGGAGGGGGGCATCCGTCTCGGCGGAAGCCGGGTAGAGAAATTCACGGGGCAGACCTACGAGATCCGCGACGGACGCTTCACCACGTGCCTGTGCGAGGAGGGCGCTTCGCCGTGGCGCATCGGCGCCGGCAGGTTCCGGTTGGAGGAGGGCGCGAAGGCGGTGGTGGATGAGGCCACCTTCTACGTCTACGACGTCCCGGTACTGTACCTGCCCCATCTGTCGTTCCCCTATCTCACGGAGCGCACCACCGGGTTCCTGGTACCTTCCTTCGGCTGGTCCCGCCGCGACGGGTTCCTCTACCGGCAACCGTTCTTCTGGGCGCTGGACAAGAGCAACGACGCCACCTTCGACTTCGCCGTCGAGTCCAGGACGCGCATCGGCATGAGCGCGCAGTATCGCACCGTCCTGGATCGGAACACCGCCGGCCGGTTGGATCTCCTTTACTTCAGCGAGCGCATGCGCGGATCGACGCCCGCTCACGACACCGGTATCGCGGACCCGGCGATTCCTCCGGACCGCTGGAGCGCGCGCTGGACCCACCGTCATCGGCTTCCGGCCGGGTGGGCGACGTTCAGCGACATCGCCTTGTACAGCGACAGCGTCGCGCCGCGGGAGCTGGCGGAGTTCTTCGTCTCCGGCGCGGAAGAGGAAGATGTCCTGCGTTCGAGCCGGTACAGCGCGTCACGGCTCGGCTTTCGGTGGCACGGGACGGACATGGCGCTGACCGGGGGAGTGGACTACGTCCAGGACCTCGTCCAGCCGCGGGAGCACGCGCTGCACCGGGTCCCCCACCTTTCCCTCACCGGCGGCCGCGGGCTCGGGTACGGTCTCGGCCTCGAGTGGGACGTGGGGTTGATCCACTACCTGCGCGAGCAGGGGTCGGACGGCTTGCGGGTGGACGTGCGGCCCGAGCTCACCTGGCGCGCGGCTCCGGTGCGCCACTTCCGCATGGACACCCGCGTGGCGTTGCGCGAGACCCTCTACCGGCTCGATTCGATCGAACGCGGGTTCACCGCCGCGCGCCACGGCGACACCGGCCGCGTGGTCCGCAACGGTTCGCGCGAGCTGGTGGAATTCGGCTGGCGGCTGACCACGGCGCTGAGCCGGACCTACGGCTGGAGTCTGGGTGGCTGGAACCGGGTCCGGCACGTGCTGGAGCCCGCGGTGGAGTACCTGTTCATTCCCGCCACCGATCAGGACGAGCTGCCGATCTGGGATCCGGTGGACCGTATCCGGCGCCGCAACCTGCTGACGGTGGCATTGAACAACCGCTTCTGGGGCGCACTCGGGGGGAAGCGAGGGCCGGCTCCGGACGACGGCGGCTCCCGGGAACCCGACGGGGGCGCGTCCCCGCCGGCCGTCGCGCCCTTCGCTCGCGCCTCTGTCACGGCCAGTCTCGACATCGACAAGGCGCGCGCGGGTGAGGACGGTCTCGCGGACGTGGGCTTCGGCGTGCGACTGGATCCCGTCGAACGCCTGTACGCGTCCCTGGAAATGGGCATGGAACCCGGTCCGTGGAACCTCCGGCGGGCCGCCCTGGAGGTCTCGCTTTCCGACGTCGCGCCCGTGGAAACGAGTGTGCCCGACCGGGATTTCCAGCGACCCAGCAGCGTGTCCTTGGGATACCGGTTCATTCGGGCGAATGTCCTGTCGCCCCTCGCGCGCCACGCCAATCTGGATCTTTTGGCGGACTGCCCCTCGGACCCGCGATGCATGCCGCGGGATGCCTTGAACGGCTTCCACGCCGGCGCCGTACTGCGGGCGACGGACCGGGTGCTGCTGCTCTACGACGGCAACTACGACGGCGCCGCGGGCCGGTGGACGCAAAACGAGCTGGGGATCAAGTATCTCTCCGGGTGCCGGTGCTGGACCTTGACCCTGTCCTTGGAGCAACGCAACAAACCGGACCGGACACGCGTCGGCTTCAAGTTCGCCTTTCTCGGCCTGGGAACCTGA
- the gspD gene encoding type II secretion system secretin GspD, with protein sequence MTFKTLWIVAWLLTGVFLHDRPARSQPAEPVAEASGAVARDAGGERADDAGTVTLNFDGADLVEVIHVFARHLRFNFTIDPDVRGAVTIFSGRSVARADLLPIFHELLRIHDAVAIKRGDLYRITTVARGLGAASPAGGRDAGFAMRIAPVRFFAAAAMKGLLAPFLGEGGTILEHARGNYLVIVDLPSNIRRLVEIMELIDVEVFAGTRMDLYEPRAAAAQDLARELSAAMRLFAAAEMQGDAFAARFLPLPRLNRLLVVAYSEAAWRYVRRWLERLDVASRTAGRKVFIRPVENGDAVALARVLNRLYGAGKRSAGKTKFLSARRRLDDLPGLSGGGEPDDAPGTTGFERGPGSGESLVPEGASPAGGGPAGAFRLRSGSAGAGTESSMGTPPEADGDVDGVRVVAEPATNSLVILATRRQYLQLAEVLAELDAVPRQVLMEVLVAEVTLTDEFALGVEHALSKGGFPPPSEAEGNTAGAPSGAGFQALESGFTSIVDAGREFRVFVNALMQDTRVKVLSSPHLLALDNRPARIRVGSEQPVATGTVVSQEAQAVTTTIQFRNVGRILTIVPRVSDAGMVNLQVRVEVSDVGERVAVGNQTFNAFNIRDAETTAVLQDGQTLVIGGIITDNRRKTRVGIPLLMDVPVLGQLFRTDLERSDRTELVILITPRVIRNQEEGEAVTERFLDKVRAVRRELESRQAP encoded by the coding sequence ATGACCTTCAAGACACTGTGGATTGTCGCATGGCTCCTGACAGGGGTTTTTCTGCACGACCGGCCGGCGCGGAGCCAGCCGGCGGAGCCGGTGGCGGAAGCGTCCGGCGCGGTGGCGCGGGACGCCGGCGGCGAGCGCGCCGATGACGCCGGCACGGTGACCCTGAACTTCGACGGCGCCGATCTCGTCGAGGTCATTCACGTCTTCGCGCGCCACCTGCGCTTCAATTTCACCATCGACCCGGACGTTCGGGGCGCCGTCACCATCTTCAGCGGCCGGTCTGTTGCGCGTGCCGACCTGCTGCCGATCTTCCACGAACTGCTGCGCATCCACGACGCCGTCGCCATCAAGCGCGGCGACCTTTACCGGATTACCACCGTAGCCAGGGGGCTCGGGGCCGCTTCACCCGCCGGCGGCCGGGATGCGGGATTCGCCATGCGCATCGCGCCCGTCCGGTTCTTTGCGGCGGCGGCCATGAAGGGGCTTCTCGCGCCGTTCCTCGGCGAGGGCGGGACGATACTCGAGCACGCGCGCGGCAACTATCTGGTTATTGTCGACCTGCCGTCAAACATTCGCCGTTTGGTCGAGATCATGGAGTTGATCGACGTCGAGGTGTTCGCGGGCACGCGCATGGACCTGTACGAGCCCAGGGCGGCCGCGGCACAGGATCTCGCGCGCGAGTTGTCCGCGGCCATGCGCCTTTTCGCCGCCGCCGAGATGCAGGGCGATGCGTTCGCCGCCCGGTTCCTGCCCTTGCCCAGGCTCAACCGGCTCCTGGTGGTCGCCTACAGCGAGGCGGCGTGGCGCTACGTTCGGCGCTGGCTCGAACGCCTCGACGTCGCGAGCCGGACCGCGGGGCGGAAGGTGTTCATCCGGCCCGTGGAGAACGGCGACGCGGTGGCGCTCGCACGCGTGCTCAACCGGTTGTACGGTGCCGGGAAGCGCTCCGCCGGGAAGACGAAGTTCCTGTCGGCGCGGCGCCGGCTCGACGACCTGCCTGGCTTGTCCGGCGGCGGGGAACCGGACGACGCCCCGGGAACCACGGGCTTCGAACGAGGCCCCGGCTCCGGGGAATCTCTTGTCCCGGAAGGCGCCTCACCCGCCGGCGGAGGCCCGGCCGGAGCGTTCCGCCTCCGGTCCGGTTCGGCAGGGGCGGGTACGGAGTCCTCAATGGGTACCCCTCCGGAGGCGGACGGAGACGTCGACGGCGTGCGCGTGGTGGCGGAGCCCGCCACCAACTCGCTCGTGATCCTGGCCACGCGCCGGCAATATCTTCAACTTGCCGAGGTGCTGGCGGAGCTGGACGCCGTTCCCCGCCAAGTGCTCATGGAGGTGCTGGTGGCCGAGGTGACGCTCACCGACGAGTTCGCGCTGGGGGTGGAGCATGCCCTGTCGAAAGGGGGCTTTCCCCCGCCCTCCGAGGCGGAGGGGAATACCGCCGGCGCGCCCTCGGGCGCCGGTTTTCAGGCCCTCGAATCCGGGTTCACGTCCATTGTCGACGCGGGCCGCGAATTCCGGGTGTTCGTCAACGCGCTCATGCAGGACACGCGGGTGAAGGTGCTGTCGTCCCCGCATCTGCTGGCGCTGGACAACCGGCCGGCGCGGATCCGCGTGGGCAGCGAGCAGCCCGTGGCCACCGGGACCGTGGTGTCGCAAGAGGCGCAGGCCGTCACCACCACCATCCAGTTCAGGAACGTCGGGCGGATACTGACCATCGTCCCGCGGGTCAGCGATGCCGGCATGGTGAACCTCCAGGTGCGGGTCGAAGTCAGCGACGTCGGCGAACGGGTCGCGGTAGGGAACCAGACATTCAATGCCTTCAACATACGGGACGCGGAGACCACCGCCGTGCTTCAGGACGGACAGACCCTGGTCATCGGCGGCATCATCACCGACAACCGGCGCAAGACGCGGGTCGGCATTCCCCTGCTGATGGATGTCCCCGTGCTGGGGCAACTCTTCCGTACCGACCTGGAACGCTCGGACCGAACCGAGCTGGTCATCCTGATAACCCCCCGTGTCATTCGCAATCAGGAGGAAGGCGAGGCAGTGACGGAACGATTTCTGGACAAGGTGCGGGCCGTCCGCCGTGAACTGGAGAGCCGCCAAGCACCCTGA
- a CDS encoding KH domain-containing protein, giving the protein MKELVQYLAESIVNRPEAVEVTETQEDDASVLELKVAKEDLGRVIGKQGRTAKSLRTILNAAAARTHRKVVLEIVDEQ; this is encoded by the coding sequence TTGAAGGAACTGGTACAGTATCTGGCGGAGTCCATCGTGAACCGCCCCGAGGCCGTGGAAGTCACGGAGACGCAGGAAGACGATGCCTCCGTGCTGGAGCTCAAGGTCGCGAAGGAAGACTTGGGGCGAGTCATAGGCAAACAGGGCCGCACCGCCAAGTCCCTCCGAACGATACTGAACGCCGCGGCCGCGCGGACGCACCGGAAGGTCGTTCTCGAGATCGTCGACGAGCAGTAG
- a CDS encoding replication-associated recombination protein A: MRPARLDEVLGQEHLLGPGKLLRGMADSGRLQSIILWGPPGCGKTTLARLLADACGAHCIHFSAVSSGTRDLKKILPDARRLQRGAVPVVLLVDEIHHFNKSQQDTFLPHVEAGLLTLIGATTENPSFELISPLLSRCRVCVLHPLTEDTLDQIITRALAERGRGLWDGDMEMDPAARALLVQRAQGDARVALNGLEGAVTLARAGGDAKRIELSHAEQALQVSPLQYDKAGEEHYNLISAFIKSLRGSDPDAAVYWMVRMIEAGEEPLFICRRMVIFAAEDVGNADPRALQVAVAAKDAVHFVGLPEGRIPMSQAATYLATAPKSNAAYRALLEATRDVREHGTLPTPLHLRNAPTGLMKALGYGADYRYPHDEPGHVTEQEHLPSELQGRRYYEPGDQGYERVIRERLEAWTALRKRSTTRG; this comes from the coding sequence ATGCGTCCGGCCCGGCTGGACGAGGTGCTGGGGCAGGAACACCTGTTGGGCCCCGGCAAGCTGCTGCGCGGCATGGCGGACAGCGGCCGCCTCCAGTCCATTATCCTGTGGGGGCCGCCGGGCTGCGGCAAGACCACCCTGGCCCGCCTCCTGGCGGATGCCTGCGGGGCGCACTGCATCCATTTCTCCGCCGTCAGCTCCGGCACCCGCGACCTCAAGAAGATCCTCCCCGACGCCCGGCGCCTGCAGCGCGGCGCCGTTCCGGTGGTGCTCCTGGTGGACGAGATCCACCACTTCAACAAGTCGCAGCAGGACACCTTTCTGCCGCACGTCGAGGCGGGGCTCCTGACCCTCATCGGCGCCACCACCGAGAACCCGTCCTTCGAGCTCATCTCGCCGCTGCTGTCCCGTTGCCGCGTATGCGTGCTCCATCCCCTGACCGAGGACACCCTCGACCAGATCATCACCCGCGCCCTGGCCGAGCGCGGCCGCGGGCTATGGGACGGAGACATGGAGATGGATCCCGCGGCGCGCGCCTTGCTGGTGCAGCGGGCGCAGGGTGACGCACGGGTGGCCCTCAACGGGTTGGAGGGGGCGGTCACGCTGGCCCGAGCCGGCGGCGACGCGAAGCGTATCGAGTTGAGCCACGCGGAGCAGGCCCTGCAGGTCTCGCCGCTCCAGTACGACAAGGCCGGCGAGGAACACTACAACCTGATCTCGGCCTTCATCAAGAGCCTGCGGGGCAGCGACCCGGACGCCGCCGTCTACTGGATGGTGCGCATGATCGAGGCCGGCGAGGAGCCGCTCTTCATTTGCCGGCGCATGGTCATCTTCGCCGCCGAGGACGTGGGCAACGCCGATCCGCGCGCCCTCCAGGTGGCCGTGGCCGCCAAGGACGCCGTTCACTTCGTCGGCCTGCCGGAGGGGCGCATCCCCATGAGCCAGGCGGCCACCTACCTGGCCACCGCGCCCAAGTCCAACGCCGCGTACCGCGCGCTGCTGGAGGCCACCCGCGACGTGCGCGAGCACGGCACGCTGCCCACCCCGCTCCACCTGCGCAACGCCCCCACCGGGCTCATGAAGGCCCTGGGCTACGGCGCGGACTACCGTTATCCGCACGACGAACCCGGCCACGTCACGGAACAGGAGCACCTGCCGTCCGAGCTCCAGGGCCGCCGCTACTACGAGCCCGGCGACCAGGGGTATGAACGGGTCATCCGGGAGCGCCTCGAAGCCTGGACCGCATTGAGGAAACGGAGCACCACCCGCGGCTAA
- the trmD gene encoding tRNA (guanosine(37)-N1)-methyltransferase TrmD, whose protein sequence is MHFSVITLFPGIFESPLAHSILKRAREKNLVSIDLVDLRQYARDRHRVTDDYPYGGGQGMVLKPEPVIEAIEDCRSRLKKPRVVLLSPRGRVFDQAAAARLLEDREVILVCGRYEGFDERVRAYTDDMVSIGDYTLSGGEIPALAVIDAVTRLVPGVLGNEESARDDSFVEGLLEYPQYTRPAEYRGMKVPEVLLSGDHEMIRRWRRRMSVETTARTRPDLLAKAPAAAGIPLADVYVALLHHPVSDRRGDTVTSSITNLDIHDIARTCRTYGVKAFYVVNPVKTLQLLAARIIDHWERGYGGAYNSTRREALSLARVCDTLDDAVAQVRAECGTAPRLVATSARPVAGRERTTFGKMREMLIMDDVPCMILLGTGWGLADAVFARSDLILEPVAGRDDYNHLSVRAASAIMLDRILGRLKGVFNERH, encoded by the coding sequence ATGCATTTCTCCGTCATCACGCTCTTCCCGGGCATCTTCGAGTCGCCTCTGGCGCACAGCATCCTGAAGCGGGCTCGGGAAAAGAACCTCGTGTCCATCGACCTGGTGGACCTGCGCCAATACGCACGAGACCGCCACCGGGTCACCGACGACTACCCCTACGGCGGCGGCCAAGGCATGGTGCTCAAGCCAGAGCCAGTCATCGAGGCCATCGAGGACTGCCGCAGCCGGCTGAAGAAGCCCCGGGTGGTGCTGCTTTCCCCGCGCGGACGCGTCTTCGACCAGGCCGCCGCCGCGCGACTCCTGGAAGACCGGGAGGTGATCCTGGTTTGCGGCCGCTACGAGGGGTTTGACGAGAGAGTGAGGGCCTACACCGACGACATGGTGTCCATCGGCGACTACACCTTGAGCGGCGGCGAGATCCCCGCCCTGGCCGTCATCGACGCGGTCACGCGGCTGGTTCCGGGCGTGCTGGGGAACGAGGAGTCCGCGCGCGACGACTCCTTTGTCGAGGGGCTTCTGGAGTATCCGCAGTACACCCGCCCCGCGGAGTACCGGGGCATGAAGGTGCCGGAGGTGCTGCTCTCGGGGGACCACGAGATGATCCGGCGCTGGCGCCGTCGCATGAGCGTGGAAACCACCGCGCGGACGCGGCCGGACCTGCTGGCGAAGGCCCCGGCGGCGGCCGGGATACCCCTGGCGGACGTCTACGTGGCGCTGCTGCACCACCCCGTGTCCGACCGCCGCGGCGACACGGTGACCTCGTCCATCACCAACCTGGACATCCACGACATCGCCCGCACCTGCCGCACCTACGGTGTGAAGGCCTTCTACGTCGTGAACCCGGTGAAGACGCTCCAGTTGCTGGCCGCCAGGATCATCGACCACTGGGAGCGCGGCTACGGCGGCGCCTACAACAGCACGCGCAGGGAAGCGCTCTCCCTGGCGCGAGTGTGCGACACCCTGGACGACGCGGTGGCGCAAGTGCGGGCGGAATGCGGCACCGCCCCCCGGCTGGTGGCGACCTCGGCGCGGCCCGTCGCCGGCAGGGAACGCACAACTTTTGGAAAAATGCGGGAAATGCTAATAATGGACGATGTCCCTTGCATGATCCTGCTGGGAACGGGCTGGGGGCTGGCGGATGCCGTCTTTGCCCGTTCGGACCTGATCCTCGAGCCCGTCGCGGGCCGGGACGACTACAATCATCTTTCCGTACGAGCCGCCTCCGCCATCATGCTGGATCGTATACTGGGACGGTTGAAGGGAGTGTTCAATGAACGTCATTGA
- the rplS gene encoding 50S ribosomal protein L19 codes for MNVIDQIEQEHTREMPALKPGQRVRVHVRIIEGEKERIQVFEGVVIAISGSGNRETFVVRKTSYGVGVERIFPLHSPRIEKVEVVTQGRVRRAKLYYLRNLSGKRARLEEDRRPRASR; via the coding sequence ATGAACGTCATTGACCAGATCGAACAGGAGCACACGCGGGAGATGCCGGCGCTCAAGCCCGGGCAACGCGTGCGCGTGCACGTGCGCATCATCGAGGGCGAAAAAGAGCGCATCCAGGTCTTCGAGGGCGTCGTCATCGCCATCTCCGGGAGCGGCAACCGCGAAACCTTTGTCGTGCGCAAGACCTCCTACGGGGTCGGCGTCGAACGCATCTTCCCGCTCCACTCGCCGCGCATCGAGAAGGTCGAGGTGGTCACCCAGGGCCGGGTGCGCCGCGCCAAGCTGTACTACCTGAGGAACCTCTCGGGCAAACGAGCCCGCCTGGAGGAAGACCGCCGCCCGCGGGCGTCGCGCTGA
- a CDS encoding phosphoribosylanthranilate isomerase, producing the protein MVKVKICGVTSAEDAFKAVEYGADALGFNFYPPSPRYIEPEDAAAILRDLPAGICTAGLFVNESRQHVKAVLGSCRSGGGAGLTAVQFHGDEARDYCARWPLKVIKAFRVRDPETLARIGEYPADFYLLDSWSEGFGGSGAAFTWSWLTVPLARPVILAGGLGVDNVSTAVRELKPFGVDVCTGVEAVPGRKDHPRMKEFIAAAKAG; encoded by the coding sequence ATGGTCAAGGTTAAGATCTGCGGCGTCACCAGCGCCGAGGACGCGTTCAAGGCGGTGGAGTACGGCGCCGATGCGTTGGGCTTCAACTTCTATCCGCCCAGTCCCCGCTACATCGAGCCGGAAGACGCCGCCGCGATCCTCCGGGATCTGCCCGCCGGGATCTGCACCGCCGGCCTGTTCGTCAACGAGTCGCGCCAACACGTGAAGGCCGTGCTCGGATCATGCCGGTCAGGAGGGGGCGCCGGCCTCACCGCCGTGCAGTTCCACGGCGACGAGGCGCGCGACTACTGCGCCCGCTGGCCTCTCAAGGTGATCAAGGCGTTCCGCGTGCGCGACCCGGAGACCCTGGCACGGATCGGCGAGTATCCGGCGGACTTCTACCTGCTCGACTCCTGGAGCGAGGGCTTCGGGGGCTCGGGCGCCGCGTTCACCTGGAGTTGGCTGACGGTTCCCCTGGCGCGGCCGGTCATTCTCGCCGGAGGGCTCGGCGTTGACAACGTGAGCACGGCGGTGCGCGAGCTCAAACCTTTCGGCGTGGACGTGTGCACCGGAGTCGAAGCCGTTCCGGGCCGCAAGGACCACCCGCGCATGAAGGAGTTCATCGCGGCAGCCAAGGCGGGGTGA
- the rimM gene encoding ribosome maturation factor RimM (Essential for efficient processing of 16S rRNA), which yields MSIQQIALGDIVATHGVAGWVRLRLFNPEGRTLYSSARAELTRGEGRLTVDVEQAKPHRGFALVKLRGIDDMDAARELVGYRLSVPGERLAPLGSSEYYYAEVVGFEVRDAGGERVGTVSRIWAKQGGDLLVVAGAEREHLVPAVREVIRQIDVVERTITIDPPDGLLDL from the coding sequence TTGTCCATTCAGCAGATCGCCCTGGGCGACATCGTGGCCACGCACGGCGTGGCCGGCTGGGTGCGCCTGCGGCTGTTCAACCCCGAGGGCCGTACGCTCTATTCGAGCGCACGGGCGGAGTTGACGCGCGGGGAGGGCCGGCTCACCGTTGACGTGGAGCAGGCCAAGCCCCACCGGGGGTTCGCGCTCGTGAAGCTCCGGGGCATCGACGACATGGACGCGGCCCGAGAACTGGTGGGGTACCGGCTGTCGGTGCCCGGCGAACGGCTCGCTCCGCTCGGCTCGTCCGAGTATTACTACGCGGAAGTGGTGGGTTTCGAGGTGCGGGACGCCGGCGGCGAACGCGTCGGCACGGTATCCCGGATATGGGCGAAGCAGGGCGGCGACCTGCTGGTGGTGGCCGGCGCCGAGCGGGAACATCTCGTTCCCGCGGTGCGGGAGGTGATCAGGCAAATCGACGTCGTCGAAAGAACCATCACCATCGACCCGCCCGACGGGCTCCTGGACCTCTGA
- the rpsP gene encoding 30S ribosomal protein S16 produces the protein MSVKIRLSRHGAKKRPYYRIVVADARDPRDGRFIEQVGTYDPRTPAATLKLDQAKVGDWIRKGAQPTQTVRNLIKRAAKETGAVAETAEAAAGRAEAAESAAVAEIPAVTEDVAVTAEDVAADSSTETESPAATESVAPAESTAEAAEVTPADSPTVAETVAPADSATQAEDVAPAENPTETETPAEAETPPEAETAEAPKE, from the coding sequence ATGAGCGTAAAGATCAGACTCAGCCGGCACGGCGCGAAGAAGCGGCCTTACTACCGCATCGTGGTGGCGGACGCGCGCGACCCGCGCGACGGAAGATTCATCGAGCAGGTGGGCACCTACGACCCGCGGACTCCGGCGGCCACCCTGAAACTGGACCAGGCCAAGGTCGGTGACTGGATCAGGAAGGGAGCGCAGCCGACCCAGACGGTGCGAAACCTCATAAAGCGGGCGGCCAAGGAAACAGGCGCGGTCGCGGAGACTGCCGAGGCCGCAGCCGGGCGCGCGGAGGCGGCGGAAAGCGCGGCGGTCGCCGAAATCCCGGCGGTGACGGAAGACGTGGCCGTGACGGCGGAGGACGTGGCGGCGGATAGCTCGACCGAAACGGAGAGTCCGGCCGCGACGGAGAGCGTAGCCCCGGCGGAGAGCACGGCTGAAGCGGCAGAGGTGACCCCGGCGGACAGCCCGACCGTAGCCGAGACCGTGGCCCCCGCGGACAGCGCGACCCAGGCGGAAGACGTCGCTCCGGCGGAGAACCCCACCGAAACGGAGACTCCGGCCGAAGCGGAAACCCCGCCCGAAGCGGAAACCGCGGAGGCGCCGAAGGAATAG